One Pseudonocardia sediminis DNA window includes the following coding sequences:
- a CDS encoding PEP/pyruvate-binding domain-containing protein, translating into MTTTRVEDPVFDFDHPHEPPARELADLLGGKGAGLAEMTSALGLPVPPGFTVSLPLCRAYREGGWPDGLDALLGTHRRTLEDRIGRRFGDPADPLLLAVRSGAPRSMPGMLDTVLNLGLNPETVAGLATVTGDAAFAWESYRRFLTMYATTVLGAPAEVLDGAPGGYGPADRRDADALRAEVDAIRRALTGAGLTVPDDPATQLRDAVEAVFRSWDSPRARAYRAHEGISEDLGTAVNVQAMVFGHLDDSSGTGVVFTRDPSTGRAGPYGDFLPRAQGEDVVSGTAATMPIASMGAVLPDAYAELRGHLDRLEAHYRDLCDVEFTVERGRLWILQTRVGKRGAVAAVRAAVAMVADPAIALGHDEAVARVPADVRDRARAEVLAAGRDAAGPAGVVATGLGASPGRATGAVVLSADAAADSDGDVVLVRPETSPEDVHGMSVAAGILTSTGGLVSHAAVVARGWGLPAVVGAASLTVGPDDVRDAGGTRLFGPGDVITIDGTTGAVWLGAGTPGGDPGDGPGGTAETDDDVLARLLPELAVLQGWADGGG; encoded by the coding sequence ATGACCACCACCCGCGTCGAGGACCCGGTCTTCGACTTCGACCACCCGCACGAGCCGCCCGCCCGCGAGCTCGCCGACCTGCTCGGCGGCAAGGGGGCCGGGCTCGCCGAGATGACCTCGGCGCTGGGGCTGCCGGTCCCGCCCGGGTTCACCGTGTCGCTGCCGCTGTGCCGCGCCTACCGCGAGGGCGGCTGGCCGGACGGGCTCGACGCGTTGCTGGGGACCCACCGCCGCACGCTGGAGGACCGGATCGGGCGCCGCTTCGGCGACCCGGCCGACCCGCTGCTGCTCGCCGTGCGCAGCGGCGCCCCGCGGTCGATGCCCGGGATGCTGGACACCGTCCTCAACCTGGGGCTCAACCCGGAGACGGTGGCGGGCCTCGCCACGGTGACCGGGGACGCGGCGTTCGCATGGGAGAGCTACCGCCGCTTCCTGACGATGTACGCGACCACCGTGCTGGGGGCACCCGCCGAGGTGCTGGACGGGGCGCCCGGCGGGTACGGGCCCGCCGACCGGCGCGACGCCGACGCCCTGCGCGCCGAGGTGGACGCGATCCGCAGGGCCCTGACCGGCGCCGGGCTGACCGTCCCGGACGACCCCGCGACGCAGCTGCGCGACGCCGTCGAGGCCGTCTTCCGCAGCTGGGACAGCCCGCGGGCACGGGCCTACCGGGCCCACGAGGGGATCTCGGAGGACCTGGGCACCGCGGTGAACGTGCAGGCCATGGTGTTCGGCCACCTCGACGACTCCTCCGGTACCGGCGTCGTGTTCACCCGTGACCCCTCGACCGGGCGGGCCGGGCCCTACGGCGACTTCCTGCCCCGGGCGCAGGGCGAGGACGTCGTCTCCGGGACCGCGGCGACGATGCCGATCGCGTCGATGGGCGCGGTGCTCCCGGACGCCTACGCCGAGCTGCGCGGGCACCTGGACCGGCTGGAGGCGCACTACCGCGACCTCTGCGACGTGGAGTTCACGGTCGAGCGCGGCCGCCTGTGGATCCTGCAGACCCGGGTCGGCAAGCGTGGTGCCGTGGCCGCGGTGCGCGCGGCCGTGGCGATGGTCGCCGACCCCGCGATCGCCCTGGGCCACGACGAGGCCGTCGCGCGGGTCCCGGCCGACGTCCGGGACCGGGCCCGCGCCGAGGTGCTGGCCGCCGGTCGCGACGCGGCCGGTCCGGCGGGCGTCGTGGCCACCGGCCTGGGCGCGTCGCCGGGCCGGGCCACCGGCGCCGTCGTCCTGAGCGCGGACGCCGCCGCGGACAGCGACGGCGACGTCGTCCTCGTCCGGCCGGAGACCAGTCCGGAGGACGTGCACGGGATGTCGGTCGCCGCCGGCATCCTGACCAGCACCGGCGGGCTGGTCAGCCACGCCGCCGTGGTCGCCCGCGGGTGGGGCCTGCCCGCCGTCGTCGGCGCCGCGTCGCTGACCGTCGGGCCGGACGACGTCCGCGACGCCGGCGGCACCCGGCTCTTCGGCCCCGGGGACGTCATCACCATCGACGGCACCACCGGGGCGGTGTGGCTGGGCGCCGGCACCCCCGGCGGCGACCCCGGTGACGGGCCCGGCGGGACCGCGGAGACCGACGACGACGTCCTCGCCCGGCTGCTGCCGGAACTGGCCGTCCTGCAGGGCTGGGCGGACGGCGGCGGATGA